In one Chryseobacterium camelliae genomic region, the following are encoded:
- a CDS encoding TetR/AcrR family transcriptional regulator: MLSKEENILYAAEKLFAELGFEGTSTREIAKAANVNISMISYYFGSKEKLYEKLVEYRMNEGQFFSKDILERTDINEWEKIEKIVDQFSSRVRHHKCFYRIMQREQLHTKNPQIIEFLKQTKMGFIAMYSKILESGLEKGIFTKNPPIYLLHATVSGTLFYASNAKEMYKEFLNDTAEDEVFDEKYYTELNKHIKYLLKDLLGYEENK, from the coding sequence ATGTTATCAAAAGAAGAAAATATATTGTATGCTGCTGAAAAGCTATTTGCAGAGCTGGGTTTTGAAGGAACTTCTACCCGAGAGATTGCAAAAGCAGCAAATGTAAATATCTCCATGATTTCCTATTATTTTGGTTCGAAGGAAAAGCTTTATGAAAAATTGGTTGAGTACAGGATGAATGAAGGACAATTCTTTTCAAAAGATATTCTTGAAAGAACCGATATCAACGAATGGGAAAAAATTGAGAAAATTGTAGACCAGTTTTCAAGCAGAGTGAGACATCATAAATGTTTTTATAGAATCATGCAGAGAGAACAGCTTCACACGAAAAATCCTCAAATCATTGAGTTCTTGAAGCAGACGAAAATGGGATTCATTGCCATGTATTCCAAAATTCTGGAAAGCGGATTGGAAAAAGGAATTTTCACGAAAAATCCACCCATTTATCTTTTACACGCTACGGTAAGCGGTACTTTATTCTATGCGTCCAATGCCAAAGAAATGTATAAAGAATTCCTGAATGATACCGCAGAAGATGAGGTTTTTGATGAAAAATATTATACAGAACTTAATAAACATATTAAATATTTACTAAAAGACCTTTTAGGTTATGAAGAAAATAAATAG
- the lptC gene encoding LPS export ABC transporter periplasmic protein LptC, with the protein MSLTSKIKFKNIAYLLSCAIFFIMTSCEEDLTKGNNSKNKNFPSQIINKANIIQRDSGFVTLKAMAPIIEKYELIDSPYIVARKGINIEFFDKKKPKTPGKITAKYARIFEYKKFYEAKGNVRITTNEGQRFAMQSIYWDQKKNRIYTRDTVFVTMEDGSTLIGANGMTAKDDFSEYTFFKSSGDINSKKLSENQK; encoded by the coding sequence ATGAGTTTGACTTCAAAAATAAAATTTAAAAATATAGCATATCTTCTTAGTTGTGCTATATTTTTTATTATGACTTCTTGTGAAGAAGACCTTACAAAAGGAAATAATAGTAAAAACAAAAATTTCCCTTCACAAATCATCAATAAAGCCAATATCATACAGAGAGACTCCGGATTTGTAACTCTGAAAGCAATGGCTCCTATCATCGAAAAATACGAGCTGATAGACAGCCCATACATTGTAGCCAGAAAAGGGATAAACATTGAGTTTTTCGACAAAAAAAAACCTAAAACACCGGGAAAAATTACCGCAAAATATGCCCGTATTTTTGAATATAAAAAATTCTACGAAGCTAAAGGAAATGTAAGAATCACGACCAATGAAGGTCAGCGATTTGCCATGCAAAGCATTTACTGGGATCAGAAAAAAAATAGAATTTATACCCGCGACACTGTTTTTGTGACGATGGAAGATGGTTCTACTTTAATCGGAGCCAACGGAATGACTGCCAAAGATGATTTCTCGGAATATACCTTCTTCAAAAGCTCAGGAGACATCAATTCTAAAAAACTATCCGAAAACCAAAAGTAA
- a CDS encoding NUDIX hydrolase produces the protein MYKVFVNEKKLLLSKQPENLEKMLGYENVTTLEIALDLLENTSVKELNVFGENLDEIWREFQNLFRIIEAAGGIVNNPEGEVLFIKRLGKWDLPKGKMEKGESREESAVREIEEETGLKDVELVRFINTTYHIYVERNGDKVLKCTHWFEMNFRGEDTSKPQIEEGITEVAWKNTTQIEEEVFPSTFKNIKLIIKEFWSTKA, from the coding sequence ATGTATAAAGTTTTTGTGAACGAAAAAAAATTATTGCTATCCAAACAACCTGAAAACCTGGAAAAAATGCTTGGATATGAAAACGTCACAACATTGGAGATCGCCCTTGATCTTCTTGAGAATACATCTGTAAAAGAGTTAAATGTTTTTGGAGAAAACTTGGATGAGATATGGCGAGAATTTCAAAATCTTTTCAGAATCATCGAAGCAGCAGGAGGTATTGTAAATAATCCTGAAGGAGAAGTACTATTTATCAAAAGACTTGGAAAATGGGATCTTCCGAAAGGTAAAATGGAAAAAGGAGAATCCCGTGAAGAATCTGCAGTCCGCGAAATTGAAGAAGAAACAGGTTTAAAGGATGTAGAATTGGTACGATTTATAAATACTACGTACCACATCTATGTTGAACGCAATGGAGATAAAGTATTGAAGTGTACCCATTGGTTTGAAATGAATTTCAGAGGTGAAGACACATCAAAACCTCAAATAGAAGAAGGAATCACTGAAGTGGCGTGGAAAAACACGACTCAAATTGAAGAAGAAGTTTTCCCAAGTACTTTTAAAAATATTAAGCTGATCATCAAAGAATTTTGGAGTACAAAGGCTTAA
- a CDS encoding anhydro-N-acetylmuramic acid kinase, producing the protein MIFQAIGLMSGTSLDGLDICFVRFEKQNSWSFEITKAETIPYPKELEDQLKNSIYLSPEELLELNSEYGFYLGKAVNNFIGKYQLQHIDLIASHGHTVFHQPQKKFTLQIGDGRAIKIETGLPVIYDFRSQDVLMGGNGAPLVPIGDELLFSQYDACLNLGGFSNISLKVNNKRIAFDIAPVNIILNKLAQQFNKEFDENGDLARIGKINDALLLQLNSLEFYQRTHPKSLGIEWCHENILPLFENIEPVDILATFTEHAAQQISNVFNANHLKNVLCTGGGAFNQYLIEKIRNKTNTELIIPAKELIEYKEALIFAFMGVLRLNNEINVLSSSTGSSHDHSSGIFA; encoded by the coding sequence ATGATTTTTCAAGCTATTGGATTAATGTCAGGAACAAGTCTGGATGGCCTGGATATTTGCTTTGTACGATTTGAAAAGCAAAATTCATGGAGTTTTGAAATCACAAAAGCCGAAACGATTCCTTATCCCAAGGAACTTGAAGATCAGCTTAAAAACTCGATTTATCTTTCACCAGAAGAATTATTGGAACTGAATTCAGAGTATGGTTTTTACTTAGGGAAAGCCGTAAATAACTTCATTGGAAAATACCAGCTTCAGCATATTGATTTAATTGCGTCGCACGGTCATACTGTTTTTCATCAGCCTCAAAAGAAATTTACATTACAGATCGGAGACGGAAGAGCCATCAAAATAGAAACCGGATTGCCCGTAATCTATGATTTCAGAAGTCAGGATGTTTTAATGGGAGGAAACGGAGCTCCACTTGTTCCAATTGGTGATGAATTGTTGTTTTCTCAATATGATGCTTGTCTGAATCTGGGGGGATTCTCCAATATTTCCTTAAAAGTAAACAACAAACGAATTGCTTTCGATATTGCTCCGGTAAATATCATCCTGAATAAATTAGCTCAGCAATTTAACAAAGAATTCGATGAAAACGGAGATTTGGCAAGGATTGGAAAAATTAACGATGCCTTATTACTTCAGCTTAATTCGTTAGAGTTTTATCAGAGAACTCATCCAAAGTCTTTAGGCATTGAGTGGTGCCATGAAAATATTCTCCCCTTATTCGAAAATATAGAACCGGTTGATATTCTTGCAACTTTTACAGAACATGCTGCCCAACAGATTTCGAATGTTTTTAACGCTAATCATTTAAAAAACGTCCTTTGTACCGGAGGAGGAGCTTTCAACCAATATTTAATTGAAAAAATCAGGAATAAAACCAATACGGAACTCATTATTCCGGCAAAAGAACTGATAGAATATAAGGAAGCATTGATTTTTGCTTTTATGGGGGTTTTAAGACTTAATAATGAAATTAATGTCCTTTCCTCTTCCACAGGAAGTTCTCACGACCACAGCTCAGGAATATTTGCATAA
- a CDS encoding HlyD family secretion protein, with protein MENNTTQTTEPKKKKSLVFPIILAVVLIGGGIYGFKTYSYGQVHEETDDAQIASNLAPVISKISGYVAEVKVKDNQFVKKGDTLVVLDNRDQKMALEQAQAALATAKSNISNAEATTTATSKNINTSEAAVTTANAQIEAAKVNVWKTSQDLKRYSVLVKDHSITEQQYEQALAAKQSADRQLQVLVDQRNQIAQQTSVASSQTAASSQQISVAGSVAKQREVDVENAKLNLSYTVILASEDGYVGKVPIQVGQYLQAGSQLFALVKNDQKWVVANFKETQVDKMVEGQKVKIEIDAFPDREFEGVVSSFSPATGATFSILPPDNASGNFVKVVQRLPVKIDFVNLDKDIAKRLRTGMNVKAEVSLK; from the coding sequence ATGGAAAATAATACTACACAAACGACTGAACCTAAAAAGAAAAAAAGTTTAGTTTTCCCGATAATATTGGCAGTTGTTTTAATCGGTGGAGGGATCTACGGTTTCAAAACTTATTCTTACGGACAAGTTCATGAAGAAACGGATGATGCTCAGATTGCTTCAAATTTAGCGCCTGTAATTTCTAAAATCTCTGGATATGTAGCTGAAGTTAAAGTAAAAGATAACCAGTTTGTAAAGAAAGGGGATACTTTGGTGGTTTTAGACAACAGAGATCAGAAAATGGCTCTTGAACAGGCTCAGGCAGCTTTAGCAACCGCAAAAAGCAATATTTCAAATGCAGAAGCTACCACAACGGCAACTTCTAAAAATATCAATACTTCGGAAGCAGCGGTAACGACTGCAAATGCACAGATTGAAGCTGCAAAAGTAAACGTTTGGAAAACCTCTCAGGATTTAAAAAGATATTCTGTATTGGTAAAAGACCATTCCATTACCGAGCAACAATACGAGCAGGCTTTAGCGGCAAAACAATCTGCTGACAGACAACTTCAGGTTTTGGTCGACCAGAGAAACCAGATTGCTCAGCAGACAAGCGTGGCCTCTTCACAAACGGCAGCAAGCTCTCAGCAAATCAGTGTGGCCGGTTCTGTAGCTAAGCAAAGAGAAGTGGATGTAGAAAATGCAAAATTAAACTTGTCATATACTGTAATTCTTGCATCTGAGGACGGGTACGTTGGAAAAGTTCCGATTCAGGTAGGACAATATTTACAGGCCGGTTCTCAATTATTTGCTTTGGTTAAAAACGATCAGAAATGGGTTGTGGCTAACTTCAAAGAAACTCAGGTTGACAAAATGGTTGAAGGACAAAAAGTGAAAATCGAAATTGATGCTTTCCCTGACAGAGAATTTGAAGGGGTGGTAAGTTCATTCTCTCCTGCAACCGGCGCAACTTTCTCAATTCTGCCTCCGGATAACGCAAGTGGTAACTTCGTAAAAGTGGTACAGAGACTTCCTGTAAAAATCGATTTTGTAAATCTGGATAAAGACATTGCAAAAAGATTAAGAACAGGGATGAATGTGAAAGCGGAAGTTTCCCTTAAATAA
- a CDS encoding TolC family protein, which produces MKKINSSVLALALFVGIANANAQEKKTLTLDEAVQLGIQNSKNLKIDAAKIEEATADLLEAKNRQLPELKISGSYMYLPMKPNVNIKLPGVSTEGGPEVHQVAYGSANLSVPIYSGGRIKYGIESAKYLVEASKLTTENDKTAIAYNVAQAYNNLFKANQSIKVLEENLTASQKRDETFLKLENNGVIARNDRLKANLQTSNIELQLLEAKNNYKIANINMDLLLGLPETTEIEVDQNYIEEGEDVKPVDFYVNEAKENRKDLQALDKQRQAAALGTKAAKAENLPSIVFTGGYVAADIPKFLTIYNAVNVGVGVSYNLSNLWKENSALKQSKAREMQLSATNELLNDNIKLDVNREYQNTDYSKKRILVFEKSAEQANENYRITKNKYDNGLATMTELLDADAAQIAANVGVINAKADAALAYRKLLQTTGTLTIK; this is translated from the coding sequence ATGAAGAAAATAAATAGCTCAGTCCTTGCGTTGGCTTTATTCGTAGGGATTGCAAACGCAAATGCTCAGGAAAAAAAAACACTCACTCTTGATGAAGCTGTTCAGCTGGGAATCCAGAACAGTAAAAACCTGAAAATTGATGCAGCCAAGATTGAAGAAGCGACTGCAGATCTTTTAGAAGCAAAAAACAGACAATTACCTGAACTGAAAATTTCTGGAAGCTATATGTATCTTCCTATGAAGCCGAATGTGAATATAAAACTTCCGGGAGTTTCGACAGAAGGAGGTCCTGAAGTACATCAGGTGGCTTACGGATCTGCTAATCTTAGCGTTCCGATCTACAGCGGAGGAAGAATTAAATACGGAATCGAATCTGCAAAATATTTGGTGGAAGCATCAAAATTAACGACAGAAAACGATAAAACTGCAATTGCTTATAATGTTGCTCAGGCTTATAATAACTTGTTCAAAGCGAATCAGTCGATCAAAGTTTTAGAAGAAAACCTTACCGCTTCCCAAAAAAGAGACGAAACTTTTCTTAAGCTTGAAAATAATGGAGTAATTGCCAGAAACGATCGTTTAAAAGCAAACCTTCAGACTTCAAATATAGAATTGCAATTGTTGGAGGCAAAAAATAACTACAAGATTGCCAACATCAATATGGATTTGTTATTAGGTCTTCCCGAAACGACAGAAATTGAAGTAGATCAAAACTATATTGAAGAAGGAGAAGATGTAAAGCCGGTGGATTTCTACGTCAATGAAGCGAAAGAAAATCGTAAAGATCTTCAGGCTTTAGATAAGCAAAGACAGGCTGCAGCACTAGGAACAAAAGCGGCAAAAGCGGAAAATCTTCCTTCAATTGTATTTACGGGAGGTTATGTTGCTGCAGATATTCCAAAATTCTTAACCATTTATAATGCGGTAAATGTTGGAGTAGGAGTTTCTTACAATTTATCAAATCTTTGGAAAGAAAATTCAGCGTTGAAGCAGTCAAAAGCTAGAGAAATGCAATTGTCGGCAACCAACGAATTGCTGAATGACAATATAAAGCTTGATGTAAACAGAGAATATCAGAACACAGATTACTCTAAAAAGAGAATCTTAGTTTTTGAAAAATCTGCAGAACAGGCTAATGAAAACTACAGAATCACAAAAAATAAATATGACAACGGCCTTGCGACGATGACGGAATTATTGGATGCAGATGCAGCTCAGATTGCGGCAAATGTTGGAGTAATTAATGCAAAAGCAGACGCAGCGTTGGCATACAGAAAACTATTACAGACTACAGGAACTTTAACAATTAAATAA
- the gldJ gene encoding gliding motility lipoprotein GldJ, with translation MKKLKLFSLIALSSTLALTSCGGSGTSKGGGTKKFVSKTGWKPNEKQGWFFAGKQQQQKGWPGMVYVEGGTFTMGLVKDDVMHDWNNSPRRMQVSSFYIGETEITNYEYREYLTWLKYVFPPSDPSFKEIYNGALPDTLLWDNKLSRNDFNETYFRSPEYDYYPVVGVSWTQANRYCEWLTDRANEKALMNAGIIAKDLYINESNNQGGTAFNMDKFKSNDPEMQGYINQQRRQQKSGMKTTNQRLLAANASPGSAMVQKFRLPTEVEWEYAALGMEKNREYNNYQGKAPGIERLRGLKGREKGMLLENFKQGKGDYSGPAGWKNDGSALTADVRKYPSNDIGIYGMYGNVSEWTADVYRPIIDEDFSDFNYYRGNMPQAVVRNGDGTYKMVDESNIKYDTLADGRLVYRNLPGQFERETIADYRNYRDGDKQSSLDYRNASDSATTFDMYNSPKKRFIVDAKGKVVMQKDTKDRTSAISNDVRVVKGGSWQDTAYWLDPGQRRYKNQNAAYGWVGFRVAQDARTNDKNRTRR, from the coding sequence ATGAAAAAACTAAAGTTGTTTTCATTAATAGCATTAAGTTCTACACTTGCATTAACCAGTTGTGGAGGGTCAGGTACCAGCAAAGGAGGTGGTACTAAAAAATTTGTCAGCAAGACAGGTTGGAAACCAAACGAAAAACAGGGTTGGTTTTTTGCAGGAAAGCAACAGCAGCAGAAAGGGTGGCCGGGAATGGTATATGTAGAAGGTGGAACTTTTACAATGGGATTAGTGAAAGATGATGTTATGCATGATTGGAATAACTCACCTCGTAGAATGCAGGTAAGTTCATTCTATATCGGAGAAACTGAAATTACTAACTACGAATACCGCGAATACCTTACATGGTTGAAGTATGTATTCCCACCAAGTGATCCGAGTTTCAAAGAAATCTATAACGGTGCTTTACCGGATACTTTGTTGTGGGACAACAAACTATCTAGAAACGATTTCAATGAAACCTATTTCCGTTCTCCTGAATATGACTATTATCCGGTAGTAGGTGTTTCTTGGACACAAGCAAACAGATACTGCGAGTGGTTAACAGATAGAGCAAACGAAAAAGCATTAATGAATGCTGGTATCATTGCGAAAGATTTATATATCAATGAATCTAACAACCAAGGTGGTACTGCGTTCAATATGGATAAATTCAAATCGAATGATCCTGAAATGCAAGGATATATTAACCAGCAAAGAAGACAGCAAAAATCTGGTATGAAAACTACCAACCAAAGACTTCTTGCGGCTAATGCTTCTCCTGGTTCTGCAATGGTTCAGAAATTCAGACTTCCTACTGAAGTAGAATGGGAATATGCAGCTCTTGGAATGGAGAAAAACAGAGAATATAACAACTACCAAGGTAAGGCTCCTGGAATTGAAAGATTAAGAGGTCTTAAAGGTAGAGAAAAAGGAATGTTGCTTGAAAACTTTAAACAAGGTAAAGGTGACTACTCTGGACCTGCAGGATGGAAAAACGACGGATCTGCTTTAACAGCTGACGTGAGAAAATATCCTTCTAACGATATCGGAATTTATGGTATGTATGGAAACGTTTCAGAATGGACTGCAGATGTTTACAGACCTATTATTGATGAAGATTTCAGTGATTTCAACTATTATAGAGGAAATATGCCTCAAGCTGTGGTAAGAAACGGAGACGGTACTTACAAAATGGTTGATGAAAGCAATATCAAATACGATACATTGGCAGATGGAAGACTAGTTTACAGAAACTTGCCAGGTCAATTCGAAAGAGAAACGATTGCAGATTATAGAAACTACAGAGATGGTGACAAGCAATCTTCTTTAGATTATAGAAATGCATCAGATTCTGCTACTACTTTTGATATGTACAACTCTCCTAAAAAGAGATTTATTGTAGATGCAAAAGGTAAAGTAGTAATGCAGAAAGATACTAAAGACAGAACATCTGCTATTTCTAATGATGTTAGGGTAGTAAAAGGAGGTTCTTGGCAAGATACTGCTTATTGGCTGGATCCGGGACAAAGAAGATACAAAAACCAAAATGCAGCATATGGCTGGGTTGGTTTCCGTGTAGCTCAAGATGCTAGAACTAACGATAAGAATAGAACTAGAAGATAA
- a CDS encoding ATP-binding protein: MNWENIAGQENLKKLLRDSIAENRVSHAQLFVGKEGYGTLPMVLAYAKEVLSRENEHAASKVEHLNHLDLHFSFPVFTDNKNSLSKNKFEEFREMILNSPYSNYDDWTAFLESENKQLFISADEIDDQNQKFSLKSFEGGTKILIVWRADKMNIAASNKFLKFLEEPPAKTIILLTAESSNDILPTILSRTQIVEVPRINDEDLETYLKNNFKVSDEKIKEIVHEAQGDLNDALKLLESGNKNEEFEKLFVQWVRDAFMVKKKPEFLKSIIIWAREIAGWNREKQKNFLNYCSEIFRLALLQNYQSEDLVYKKIDANGFNWVGFSKYISGANIESILEEINTADLHLTRNGNPKIVWTDLGIKLSRYIHKNS, from the coding sequence ATGAATTGGGAGAACATTGCCGGACAGGAAAACCTGAAAAAACTTCTTAGAGACAGTATCGCCGAAAACAGAGTAAGCCACGCCCAGCTTTTCGTAGGAAAAGAAGGATATGGTACGTTGCCTATGGTATTAGCTTATGCAAAAGAAGTTTTGAGTCGGGAAAATGAACATGCTGCTTCAAAAGTAGAGCACCTGAATCATTTGGATTTACATTTTAGCTTTCCAGTCTTTACGGATAATAAAAATTCTTTAAGCAAAAATAAATTTGAAGAATTCCGTGAGATGATTCTCAATTCTCCTTATTCAAATTATGATGACTGGACAGCTTTTTTAGAATCTGAAAATAAGCAGTTGTTTATCTCTGCAGATGAAATAGATGACCAGAATCAAAAATTTTCATTGAAGAGTTTTGAAGGAGGCACAAAAATTCTGATTGTCTGGAGAGCAGATAAAATGAACATTGCCGCTTCCAATAAGTTTCTGAAGTTTCTAGAAGAACCTCCTGCAAAAACGATTATTTTACTGACGGCAGAATCTTCCAACGACATTCTTCCCACCATTCTTTCAAGAACGCAGATTGTAGAAGTTCCTAGAATTAATGATGAAGATCTTGAAACCTATTTGAAAAACAATTTCAAGGTCTCCGATGAAAAAATAAAAGAAATTGTTCATGAGGCTCAGGGAGATCTGAATGATGCTCTTAAACTGTTAGAATCCGGAAACAAGAATGAAGAGTTTGAAAAACTATTTGTACAGTGGGTTCGTGATGCTTTTATGGTAAAAAAGAAACCTGAATTCTTAAAAAGCATCATTATCTGGGCAAGAGAAATTGCAGGTTGGAACCGTGAGAAGCAAAAGAATTTTTTAAATTACTGTTCCGAGATTTTCAGGTTGGCTTTGCTTCAGAATTACCAATCAGAAGATTTGGTTTATAAAAAAATAGATGCCAATGGTTTCAACTGGGTTGGTTTTTCAAAATATATCAGTGGAGCAAATATTGAAAGTATTTTGGAAGAGATCAATACCGCAGATTTACATCTTACCAGAAACGGAAATCCTAAAATTGTCTGGACGGATCTGGGCATAAAATTATCACGATATATTCATAAGAATTCTTAA
- a CDS encoding UDP-N-acetylmuramoyl-tripeptide--D-alanyl-D-alanine ligase, protein MNIEQFYPLFLKSEKVTIDSRKVGKNDIFFAFSGENFNAATFAEKAIDEGALAVIVEQKDFENEARNIFYVPSTLNFLQKLAIYHRNQLRIPIIGLTGSNGKTTTKEIIHAVLSEKYKVQYTFGNLNNHIGVPLTILSIKPEHEMAVIEMGANHQKEIELLCSISQPNFGYITNFGKAHLEGFGGFEGVIKGKSELYNYLKNHQETIVVNENDPIQIEKTENYSPKITFGKESSDYQFGLFSEEHFVGLMYNNDKAVSKLTGEYNFTNLCAAASLGLHFGIHFSQIKSAIENYTPTNMRSQIVKKEGRTLVLDTYNANPSSMTASLHNFITFEGSKTIIIGDMLELGEESEKEHQTILNLAMELGFNEIITVGKNFRQINSSVTSFENTSELIEYLKSHKIQSENILLKGSRGIALEKSIDFI, encoded by the coding sequence ATGAATATAGAACAGTTTTATCCATTATTTTTAAAATCTGAAAAGGTAACCATCGACAGCAGGAAGGTCGGGAAGAATGATATTTTCTTTGCGTTTTCAGGAGAAAATTTCAATGCGGCAACTTTTGCTGAGAAAGCCATTGATGAGGGAGCTTTAGCAGTTATTGTAGAACAGAAAGATTTTGAAAATGAAGCTAGAAATATTTTCTATGTTCCATCAACATTGAACTTTTTACAAAAGTTGGCTATTTACCATAGAAATCAGCTGCGGATTCCGATTATAGGTCTTACGGGAAGTAATGGAAAGACGACAACAAAAGAGATCATCCATGCAGTTCTTTCAGAAAAGTACAAAGTTCAGTATACGTTCGGAAATTTAAATAATCATATAGGAGTTCCTTTAACGATTCTTTCTATTAAGCCAGAACATGAAATGGCAGTGATCGAAATGGGGGCCAATCATCAAAAGGAAATCGAGCTTCTGTGTTCTATTTCGCAGCCCAATTTCGGCTATATTACCAATTTCGGGAAAGCTCATTTAGAAGGCTTTGGAGGTTTTGAAGGGGTGATTAAAGGAAAATCCGAATTGTATAATTATCTTAAAAATCATCAGGAAACCATTGTTGTGAATGAAAATGATCCTATCCAGATTGAAAAAACAGAAAATTATTCACCTAAAATTACTTTCGGAAAAGAAAGTTCAGATTATCAGTTCGGATTATTTTCTGAAGAACATTTTGTGGGATTAATGTATAACAATGATAAGGCTGTTTCAAAACTGACAGGGGAATACAATTTCACCAATCTTTGTGCTGCCGCAAGTTTAGGGCTTCATTTCGGAATTCATTTCAGTCAGATTAAAAGCGCCATTGAAAACTATACACCTACCAATATGCGTTCTCAAATTGTTAAAAAAGAGGGGAGAACCCTGGTCTTGGATACGTACAATGCCAATCCAAGTTCAATGACTGCGTCTCTTCATAATTTTATCACCTTTGAAGGCTCAAAAACAATCATTATTGGGGATATGCTGGAACTGGGAGAGGAGAGTGAAAAAGAACATCAGACTATTCTCAATTTAGCTATGGAATTAGGATTTAATGAAATTATTACGGTTGGGAAAAACTTCAGACAGATCAATTCGTCTGTAACCTCTTTCGAAAATACCTCAGAATTGATTGAATATTTAAAATCACACAAAATTCAGTCTGAAAATATATTACTAAAAGGTTCGAGAGGTATTGCGTTGGAAAAATCGATTGATTTTATTTAA